The sequence CCACCTCGCGCTGGCGGAGCGGGCCGGCTGGACGCTGGGGCGGGCCAGCGTTGCGGTCAGCCTGGCGATCATCGGCGTCACGCTGCTGCTGGGTGGGACGTGGGCGGTCCGCTGGGGAACGCTGGTCAACACGTTCGTGATCGGGTTCAGCATCGATTTCTTCCTGCGGCTCGGCTTGCCGGACGCGTCGGCGCTGGTCTTACGGCTTCTGTATGTGGCCGCCGGCACGTTGCTGATGGCGTTCGGCTCAGTCCTGTACACGCGCGCCGGCTACGGCGCGGGGGCACGCGACGGGCTTGCCCTCGTATTGAGCCAGAAGCTGCCGCTCACCGTCGGGCGCATCCGGCTCGCGATGGAAGCGCTCGTGTGCTTGACGGGCTGGCTCCTGGGCGGCCCTTTGGGGCCGGGGACTGTGCTGGTCACGTTCGGCGTCGGGCCCACCGCGGACTTGATCTATCGCGTCCTGGGCCGGGGATACTTGCCCGAGACGGTGCGCATTCCCGAGCGGGCGGCCTAACGGGCCGCGCGCAGGCATTCCCGAGGCATCGCGAAGCGTTTGGAGAAGCAAGACCCGGTGATGAACGAAAGGCGGGCTGGCTGTGTCGATTCATCCGGCTACCTACATGGGACCGGTGCACTATACGGTCAACGACCTGGACCGGCAGGTGGCGTTTTACCGGGACATTCTCGGCTTTCGCGTCTTGCGGCAAGAAGGCCGCACGGCGGTGTTGGGGGCGCCGGATCGGGAGCTCGTGCGCCTGACGGAGGTGCCCGGCGCGCCGCGGCCGCGGGGCACGACGGGCTTGTACCACACGGCCTTTCTGCTGCCGACGCGCTGGGACTTGGCTCACCTGATTTACCGCATCGCCGCGACGCGCACGCCCATCCACGGGCACTCCAACCACGGCACCCACCTGGCTTTTTACTTGCCCGACGCGGAGGGCAACGGCATCGAGCTGGCGTGGGACTTTCCCAAAGAGCAGTGGCCGATGCGGAACGGGCGCATGCGCTTTGAGGACCTGCCGCGGGAAGGCATCGACATTCCCGAGCTGATGAAGGAACTGGAGCGCGATCCGCGGCCGTGGCCGGGCCTGCCGGCAGGAACGGTTGTCGGGCACGTGCACCTGCACGTGTCGGATCTGGACACGGCGCGGCGATTCTACCACGAGCTGCTCGGCTTTGACGTCACGATGGACGACCGGCGCTTTGGGGCCGTGTTCGTCAGCGCCGGCGGCTATCACCACCATATCGGCATGAACATATGGAAAGGCGTTGGCGCTCCGCCGCCGCCCGAGGGAGCGGCTGGTCTGCGCTGGTTCACGGTGGTGCTGCCCAGCGCGGAGGAGCTGGCGCGCCTTCTGGACAGGCTGCGGGCCGCAGGCGTCGAGCCGTTGGAAGACGGCGACGGGGGCGTGCTGGTGTATGACCCGTCGCGCAACGGCGTGCGGCTCGTCGTGGGCCAGGACGGGCGAGCGTCGGACGCCGGTATGTGAGGCTGGACGGAAAAAGTCGCGGAGGGGCGTAGGCGCTCTTCAAGTTGGAGGCAAGGGAGGCGACGGCGGCGGTGACGGCAGTGCTGCAAGCCGTGGTGGACCGCATCGTCGACGGCGTTCACGTAGTGCTCCTCGTCGGTCCGGAAGAGGAGGAGCGCGTCGTCCCGCGTTCGCTGCTGCCCGAGGGCGTCCGGGAAGGGACTTGGCTGAAGGTGCGCTTCGAGGGCGACCGCCTGGTGTGGGCGGTCATCGACGAAGAGGCGACAAAGGCCGCGGCGGAGCGGGTGGCGGCGAAGCTGGAGCAATTGCGCCGGCGCGGGCGGCGCCTGCAACCCGTGGACGGCGGCGCGGCCCCGGCCGACCCGCGCGGAGACGCGTGAGCAGGCGGCCGGAGACGACGCGGCGGGGACGGGCGCGCTGCCGCAACTGCGCCAGCTTGTCCTCGATGCGCGCCCGCGCAGCCGCGTCGTCTTGCTCCAACGCCGCCCGGCACCAGGCCGCGGCCCGGCCGGCGGCGCAGGCGTCTGCGGGAACGACCAGCTCCACCTCGCGCGGCCCGACCAGGAAAACGAAGTATTTCCCGTCCACCACCCGGTCGAGCACGAGGAGAGGGTATCCGTCCAGCCGTTGTTCCCCCTCAACCCGCGGGAGCCCGTCAAGCTGCGGCGGCTCGTCTGCCGTTCCGGCGGCGGCTAGCGCCGCGAACAGCAAGAGTGTGTATTGGACACGTTTCCATCCGGCCGTCAGCGTCCCGAGCATGCCCTAGGCTTCGAGGCGCCGGGCCGGGGTTCCCTCAGCCGAACTGCGGTACGGCTGCCGTCAGGTCTTCGACGGGCCCGGACGGGTGACCACGCGGCGCTTCCAGTTGCCGGTGCGGTAGTACCAGTAGTTTAAGAGCAAGCCCAGCGTCGTGCTGGCGACGATGGCCCACCAGACGCCCGCGGCACCCATACCCAAGCCTCGCGAGAGCCCCCAGGCCAGCGGGAGCCGCACCGCCCAAAGCGTGAAAAAGCTGATGAGCATGGATGGCATCGTGTCGCCGGCGCCGCGCATGACGCCCGTAATGGTGAACATCAGCGCCAGGGGCACGTAGTTGAACCCGACGATGCGCAAATAGCGCGCGCCTTCCTCCAGCACGCCGGCATCGTCCGTGAAGAGGCGAATCAGCACCGTCGGCGCCGCAATCGCGATGGCGGCGATGACGCCGGTAATGGACGCCGTGAGGATGCTGCTTAGGCGCACGATCTCGTTGACGCGCTCGAACTTGCCCGCGCCCAGATTTTGCCCGACCAAGGCCCCTACGGCCAAGCTGATGGACATGGCGGGCAAGAACGCGAACTGGTCCAGGCGGCTCGCCGCGCCGTACGCCGCCACGACTGTAGCGCCCAGCGAGTTGACCAGGGCCGAAACGACCACCATGCTAAACGAGACGATGACCGACTGCAGCGCCGCGGGAATGCCGATGACCACCAGCTTGGCGACGAGGTGGCCCACCAGGCGGTACTCGGCGATGCGGCGGCTGATGAGGTCGGTGTTGCGCAGGATGTAGACAAAGGCCATGACGGCCGCCACCAGCTGCGCGATGAGCGTCGCCCACGCCGCGCCGCTCACGCCCATGGCGGGAATCGGCCCCGCGCCGATGATGAAAATGGGATCCAAGACGATATTGATGATCGTCGCGTACACCAAGAACCGCAGCGGCGTCTTGGAATCGCCCAGCCCGCGGAGCACCGAGCTCAGCACGTTATAGAGGAACATGGGGATAATCCCCAGGAAGATGATGACCATGTACGCCTTGGCGGGTTCGAAAATCTCCGGCGGCGTCTGCACCAGCCTCAGCAGGCTGTCGCTGTAGCGCAGCCCGACGACCGTGGAGATGAGCCCGAGGATCACGATGAGCACCATGGAGTTGGCCACGGTCCGCCGCACCAGTTCGCCTTGGCGCGCGCCCCGGTACTGGGCCACCAACGTCGTCGTAGCCATGGTCAGCCCGTGGATGAGCGCCACGAGGGCGAACAAGATAGGGAAGCTGACCGACACGGCACCCAGCGCCTCGGCGCCGACGTAGCGGCCGACCCAGAAGCTGTCGACCGCGTTGTAGAGCGCCTGCAGCGCGTTGCCGACGAACATGGGCCACGAAAAGGCCACGATGTGCTGCCAGATGCTGCCCGTCGTGAAATCCCGCATGCGGCGCTGGGCCGCCGACTCGGTGCCCGCGGCAGCCGCGGGCGAAGAATGAATACCGCTGCGCTCGCTCATGGTCCCTGGCCACTCCCTGCGACCCGGATCCTGTGGAAAGGCGCCAAAACAAAAAACATCGAAGAGGCGGGATGCCGGTTGACGAGCGGCCGCCTCCTGCTAGAACCTACGTCTAGATATGTTATCATTTAGCGTGAAGTTGGGGAAGAGCAGTATTCTTTTCCTGCGCTGAACCGGGAGGAAACGAGCCGGTGTTGGCGTGGCGCGTCCATGGGTCGCGGCGGGCGCTATTCTTGCTGTTGGCGGCCGCCCTCGCCGCGGCGGGAGTTTGGTTCGGAGTGCAACAAGCGGCCGGGGGCGAAGAATGGCCGCTGGTCGTTCACTTTTTCGACGTAGGCCAGGGCGATTCGATCCTGTTTCAAGGTCCCGACTTTACGATTCTCATCGACGCCGGCCGGCACGACCGCTCCGACGTCGTGCCCCACCTGCGGCGGGCCGGCGTAACCCACATCGACCTGTTCGTCTTGACGCACCCGCATGCGGACCACATCGGCCAGTGCGCGGCCGTGATGCAGCAGTTTTCGGTCGGGGAAGTGTGGATGCCGGGCACGTCCCACACGACCCGCACGTTCGAGCGGTGCCTTGACGCCATCTTGGCTTCCGACGCCGGATACCATGAGCCCCGCGCGGGCGAAGTGTACCAAATCGGGTCGGCGCGGGTGGAAGTGCTGCATCCGTCCCGGCTCAGCGGCGATCCGAACAACGACTCCATCGTGCTGCGCATCGTCTACGGCGACGTGGCGTTCCTGATGACGGGCGACGCCGAGGCGGAGGTCGAGCAAGCCATCTTGCGCAGCCGGCGGCCCGTGCAGGCGCAGATTATCAAACTCGGCCACCACGGCTCGAGCACGTCGTCGACGGTAGACTTCCTGCGGGCGGTGAAGCCGGAGGTGGCCGTCTACTCGGCAGGGCGAGGCAACCCGTACGGCCACCCGCACATCGAGACGCTGCGCACGGCGGCGGCCCTGGGCCTGCACCTGTACGGCACCGACGTGTCCGGAACGATCCGGATCGGCACCGACGGCCGGCGCTACGAGGTGTACGTTGAACGGGGCGGTCCCGTGGTCGGCGGGACGGCCGGCGCAGGAGCGGCGGAGGTGCTGGGGACGTGGCGCCCATCTTGAAAAACGACTGGGGCGAGATTCTGAAAGACGAGTTCGAGCAGCCGTACTACCAGGAGCTGCGGCGCTTCCTGATTCAGGAGTACCGCACGCGCGTCGTGTACCCGGACATGCACGACATCTTCAACGCGCTCCACTATACGTCGTACGCGGATACGAAAGTGTGCATTTTGGGCCAGGACCCGTACCACGGCCCCGGACAAGCCCACGGCTTGAGCTTTTCGGTGAAGCCCGGCGTGCCCCCGCCGCCGTCCCTGCAAAACATCTTCAAAGAACTCCACGACGACATCGGCTGCCCCATCCCGGACCACGGGTGCTTAATCCCGTGGGCGCGGCAGGGGGTGCTGCTGCTCAACACGGTCCTGACGGTGCGGGCGGGCGAGCCGATGTCGCACCGGGGCAAGGGCTGGGAGCGGTTTACGGATCGCGTCATCGCGGAGCTGAACAAACGCGAGCGTCCCATCGTCTTCATCTTGTGGGGCCGCCCGGCCCGCGAGAAAAAGGCCATGATCGACACGAGCCGCCACTTTATCAT is a genomic window of Bacillota bacterium containing:
- a CDS encoding glyoxalase; this encodes MSIHPATYMGPVHYTVNDLDRQVAFYRDILGFRVLRQEGRTAVLGAPDRELVRLTEVPGAPRPRGTTGLYHTAFLLPTRWDLAHLIYRIAATRTPIHGHSNHGTHLAFYLPDAEGNGIELAWDFPKEQWPMRNGRMRFEDLPREGIDIPELMKELERDPRPWPGLPAGTVVGHVHLHVSDLDTARRFYHELLGFDVTMDDRRFGAVFVSAGGYHHHIGMNIWKGVGAPPPPEGAAGLRWFTVVLPSAEELARLLDRLRAAGVEPLEDGDGGVLVYDPSRNGVRLVVGQDGRASDAGM
- a CDS encoding MATE family efflux transporter — its product is MSERSGIHSSPAAAAGTESAAQRRMRDFTTGSIWQHIVAFSWPMFVGNALQALYNAVDSFWVGRYVGAEALGAVSVSFPILFALVALIHGLTMATTTLVAQYRGARQGELVRRTVANSMVLIVILGLISTVVGLRYSDSLLRLVQTPPEIFEPAKAYMVIIFLGIIPMFLYNVLSSVLRGLGDSKTPLRFLVYATIINIVLDPIFIIGAGPIPAMGVSGAAWATLIAQLVAAVMAFVYILRNTDLISRRIAEYRLVGHLVAKLVVIGIPAALQSVIVSFSMVVVSALVNSLGATVVAAYGAASRLDQFAFLPAMSISLAVGALVGQNLGAGKFERVNEIVRLSSILTASITGVIAAIAIAAPTVLIRLFTDDAGVLEEGARYLRIVGFNYVPLALMFTITGVMRGAGDTMPSMLISFFTLWAVRLPLAWGLSRGLGMGAAGVWWAIVASTTLGLLLNYWYYRTGNWKRRVVTRPGPSKT
- a CDS encoding MBL fold metallo-hydrolase, with the protein product MAWRVHGSRRALFLLLAAALAAAGVWFGVQQAAGGEEWPLVVHFFDVGQGDSILFQGPDFTILIDAGRHDRSDVVPHLRRAGVTHIDLFVLTHPHADHIGQCAAVMQQFSVGEVWMPGTSHTTRTFERCLDAILASDAGYHEPRAGEVYQIGSARVEVLHPSRLSGDPNNDSIVLRIVYGDVAFLMTGDAEAEVEQAILRSRRPVQAQIIKLGHHGSSTSSTVDFLRAVKPEVAVYSAGRGNPYGHPHIETLRTAAALGLHLYGTDVSGTIRIGTDGRRYEVYVERGGPVVGGTAGAGAAEVLGTWRPS
- a CDS encoding uracil-DNA glycosylase — encoded protein: MAPILKNDWGEILKDEFEQPYYQELRRFLIQEYRTRVVYPDMHDIFNALHYTSYADTKVCILGQDPYHGPGQAHGLSFSVKPGVPPPPSLQNIFKELHDDIGCPIPDHGCLIPWARQGVLLLNTVLTVRAGEPMSHRGKGWERFTDRVIAELNKRERPIVFILWGRPAREKKAMIDTSRHFIIESAHPSPLSAHYGFFGSRPFSRANEFLRRAGMEPIDWALPPLAQLMGA